One Sphingomonas endolithica DNA segment encodes these proteins:
- a CDS encoding cell wall hydrolase: protein MTLGIASLIGVSSPGFAFQLDRTVNVPAADPVPSVRASATESDPTTFRAADAAPAEILPAVVQSDDQSFSSLTAAVAGQDDTPEMTPDLVCLAGAIYFEAKGEPLAGQLAVAEVIINRAKSGRFAASICAVVTQRGQFSFVRGGRIPAIGGNANYRTAVAIAQVAMGDDWDSPAPRALYFHARRAAPGWRMQKVASIGNHVFYR, encoded by the coding sequence ATGACGCTCGGGATCGCCTCTTTGATCGGCGTAAGCAGCCCGGGCTTTGCTTTTCAACTGGATCGAACGGTAAACGTACCGGCCGCTGATCCGGTTCCATCGGTCCGGGCTTCGGCTACGGAATCCGATCCGACGACCTTCCGCGCTGCTGATGCCGCCCCCGCCGAGATTTTGCCGGCTGTGGTGCAGAGCGACGACCAATCCTTTTCCAGCCTCACGGCCGCCGTCGCCGGGCAGGATGACACGCCCGAGATGACGCCCGATCTGGTCTGTCTCGCCGGCGCCATCTATTTCGAAGCGAAGGGCGAACCGCTCGCCGGTCAGCTGGCCGTCGCGGAGGTGATCATCAATCGCGCTAAATCCGGCCGCTTTGCCGCCTCGATCTGCGCCGTCGTGACCCAGCGCGGGCAATTCTCCTTCGTTCGTGGCGGCCGCATTCCGGCGATCGGCGGCAACGCTAATTATCGCACGGCCGTTGCCATCGCCCAGGTTGCGATGGGCGACGATTGGGACAGTCCTGCCCCGCGCGCACTGTATTTCCACGCCCGCCGCGCCGCGCCGGGATGGCGGATGCAGAAGGTCGCATCGATCGGCAACCACGTCTTCTATCGGTGA